Proteins from a genomic interval of Denticeps clupeoides chromosome 20, fDenClu1.1, whole genome shotgun sequence:
- the LOC114770448 gene encoding 2-iminobutanoate/2-iminopropanoate deaminase-like, protein MGEVERKVAYTPRAPVRQGVYSQAIVVDRTVYVSGQLGMDPVSSLLVPGGVQAQARQALVNMGEILKAAGCGYENVVKTTVLLADINDFDNVNEVYKQFFTRYFPARAAYQVAALPRGGLVEIEAVAVLGPIADVS, encoded by the exons TACACCCCCCGAGCTCCGGTTCGCCAGGGCGTCTACAG TCAGGCCATCGTGGTGGATCGGACCGTCTACGTCTCAGGGCAGCTGGGGATGGACCCCGTTTCCAGCCTGCTGGTGCCTGGCGGGGTGCAGGCCCAGGCGAGGCAG GCACTCGTCAACATGGGTGAGATTCTGAAGGCCGCAGGATGTGGCTATGAAAATG TTGTCAAGACCACTGTGCTTCTGGCCGACATCAATGACTTCGACAACGTCAACGAGGTTTACAAGCAGT TTTTTACCCGATATTTCCCTGCCAGGGCTGCGTACCAGGTGGCTGCCCTGCCCAGA GGTGGTCTTGTAGAGATTGAGGCGGTTGCTGTCCTGGGGCCCATCGCTGATGTCTCCTGA
- the LOC114770355 gene encoding 60S ribosomal protein L30-like, giving the protein MVAAKKTKKSLESINSRLQLVMKSGKYVLGYKQSQKMIRQGKAKLVILANNCPALRKSEIEYYAMLAKTGVHHYSGNNIELGTACGKYYRVCTLAIIDPGDSDIIRSMPEQQQQQQQGEK; this is encoded by the exons ATGGTGGCCGCAAAAAAAACG AAAAAGTCCTTGGAGTCCATCAACTCCCGGCTCCAGCTGGTCATGAAGAGCGGTAAATACGTTCTGGGATACAAACAGTCGCAGAAGATGATCCGGCAGGGCAAAGCCAAGCTGGTCATCCTGGCCAACAACTGCCCTGCTCTGAG GAAATCTGAGATCGAGTACTACGCCATGTTGGCCAAGACTGGTGTCCACCACTACAGTGGAAACAACATTGAGCTGGGCACAGCCTGTGGTAAATACTACAGGGTGTGCACACTGGCAATTATCGACCCCG GCGATTCTGACATCATCAGAAGCAtgccagagcagcagcagcagcagcagcaaggcGAGAAGTAG
- the laptm4b gene encoding lysosomal-associated transmembrane protein 4B — protein sequence MISPWDRWYTTSCCLCCHVRTGTIILGVWYMLINAVVLLILLSALNDPVQYHYHLTSAELGTDFDAMDDANMCIATAISLLMILICGMATYGAYKQHAAWIIPFFCYQIFDFALNTLVAISVVVYPNTVQDYLQQLPGTFPYKEDIMSTNNMCLVFAVLVFVGCILAFKAYLIACVWNCYRYVSGRGTTEVLVYVTTNDTTVLLPPYEEAVAIPPKEPPPQYVSA from the exons ATGATTTCCCCGTGGGACCGGTGGTACACcaccagctgctgcctctgctgtCATGTTCGGACCGGCACCATCATCCTGGGCGTGTGGTACATG CTCATCAATGCGGTGGTCCTCCTCATCCTGCTGTCGGCCCTCAACGACCCGGTTCAGTACCACTACCACCTCACCAGTGCCGAACTGGGCACGGACTTTGATGCCATGGACGATGCAA aTATGTGTATTGCTACAGCCATCTCTTtactcatgattctcatttgcggCATGGCAACCTACGGAGCTTATAAG CAACATGCCGCATGGATCATTCCGTTCTTTTGCTACCAAATCTTCGACTTTGCCCTTAACACCCTGGTGGCGATCAGCGTTGTGGTGTACCCCAATACTGTCCAGGACTACTTGCAGCAGTTG CCCGGGACCTTTCCGTACAAAGAGGACATCATGTCCACAAACAACATGTGCCTAGTTTTTGCAGTTCTCGTGTTTGTCGGCTGCATTCTGGCCTTCAAG GCCTACCTGATCGCCTGTGTCTGGAACTGCTACAGATACGTCAGTGGAAGAGGGACCACAGAGGTCCTGGTTTATGTCACCACGAACGACACCACA GTGCTGCTGCCCCCCTACGAAGAGGCCGTTGCCATCCCGCCGAAGGAGCCGCCCCCCCAGTACGTTTCGGcatga
- the mtdha gene encoding metadherin a — translation MAADWQGLASQQAELIASRLREIISSGLKHLNSEFGLEVDFRAELCPSWAILSTALVGLLLVVALTWAAACSGGGLFGGRKRPAVVAENRRDSIKVPEIKAAKAEEPKKKNKKKSAEKRPQPNGRTVPEIQEEAKVTAETPKPQPEVKAEKIKKTKKKPKADVKQTQGTTSADGREPDEGTWETKISNREKRQQRRKDKGPNDGSPGGVNSVGHQVEQPPLSTPVKTKKKKDPGHAKAGKADAALPQANWNDVPSVNGGGWNESTVKLSSKAPKGDGEKWSGLVKMSGHRNPDPMHWAQDADGGSWTSVDRRTKAEVNSVLRLKPSGGELAPKPVPVTQLTMNVDNEWSGFNGLGAADPSSDWNAPTELWGNYEEPQGTAPLLQTALLNQMVQESDDDKEKGDSVAGGSGKSKKKKKKKKPEKEDGANQDNPLVKPQTHVPLPVPVTAAAKQGIPASSQKKPEQNKEPPKPQVQKKKARRET, via the exons ATGGCAGCAGACTGGCAGGGTTTAGCCTCTCAGCAGGCCGAGCTGATAGCGAGCCGTCTCCGCGAGATCATATCCTCCGGCCTGAAGCACCTCAATAGCGAGTTCGGGCTTGAGGTCGATTTCCGGGCCGAGCTTTGCCCGTCGTGGGCCATCCTGTCGACGGCGCTGGTcgggctgctgctggtggtcgCGCTGACGTGGGCAGCGGCCTGCAGCGGCGGAGGACTCTTCGGTGGAAGAAAGCGACCTGCCGTGGTCGCCGAGAACCGACGTGACAGCATAAAGGTCCCCGAGATCAAGGCCGCCAAAGCCGAGGAGccgaagaagaagaacaagaagaaatCTGCGGAGAAG AGACCTCAACCAAATGGTCGCACTGTGCCAGAAATACAAGAGGAAGCTAAAGTGACTGCAGAAACCCCCAAGCCACAGCCTGAGGTTAAGGccgagaag ATTAAGAAAACCAAGAAGAAGCCAAAAGCTGATGTGAAGCAGACACAGGGCACGACCTCTGCAGATGGCAGAGAGCCTGATGAAG GCACCTGGGAGACCAAAATCAGTAACCGTGAGAAGCGCCAGCAGCGCAGGAAAGACAAAGGGCCCAACGATGGTAGTCCAGGAGGAGTGAACAGTGTTGGCCACCAGGTGGAGCAGCCGCCCCTCTCTACTCCGgtcaaaacaaagaaaaagaagg ACCCTGGTCACGCCAAGGCTGGGAAAGCTGACGCCGCTTTGCCACAAG CCAACTGGAACGATGTGCCATCAGTGAATGGCGGAGGGTGGAACGAAAGCACCGTGAAGCTTTCATCCAAAGCCCCCAAGGGAGACGGCGAGAAGTGGTCTGGTCTGGTGAAGATGTCCGGACACAGGAACCCTGATCCGATGCATTGGGCACAAGATGCTGACG GAGGGTCTTGGACCAGCGTGGACAGGAGAACGAAAGCAGAAGTGAACTCTGTGCTAAGACTGAAGCCTTCAG GTGGAGAACTCGCTCCCAAGCCTGTTCCAGTTACCCAGCTGACTATGAATGTTGACAACGAGTGGTCTGGCTTCA ATGGATTGGGGGCGGCAGACCCCTCTTCCGACTGGAACGCACCCACGGAGTTGTGGGGTAACTATGAGGAGCCGCAGGGAACTGCACCCCTCCTTCAGACTGCCCTCTTGAACCAAATG gtGCAGGAGTCGGATGATGATAAAGAGAAAGGGGACTCTGTCGCTGGCGGAAGTGGCAAgtccaaaaagaagaaaaagaagaagaagccggAGAAAGAAGATGGTGCTAACCAG GACAACCCACTGGTAAAGCCCCAGACGCACGTGCCGTTGCCTGTCCCGGTCACGGCGGCCGCCAAGCAGGGCATCCCCGCGTCCTCTCAGA AAAAGCCTGAACAGAACAAGGAACCTCCCAAACCACAGGTCCAGAAGAAAAAGGCAAGGAGGGAAACATGA